The Bombus terrestris chromosome 6, iyBomTerr1.2, whole genome shotgun sequence DNA window CTTTTCTTTCGCTGTTATGCGTATTCGTTTGCGTACTTCGCTACAATCGTTATATAAGTATAATTAAATAGATGCGGCATTCGGTTGACCAAATGATAGGTCTAATTTATCGATTCCACGACAACATATCACGAAAATCGTTTAAACGCCTTGATTTATCTATAGAAATTCAAGCTGAACCATACACCAGGATCAACATACTTCCAAAATTTCTAGGCTAGCCATTCATTGGCACTGGTAAAGGACATTGCACTTGCCATACGATTAGATGACTTTGTTCTCCATGTTCTTCAGCATTTGCAGCAATAGCACTGTTAGATCGTTCCATAGTATCTTCTGTGTCTTCTCCATCACCTGAACAAAATAATTCACAATTACTTGATAAGTGATTAAACAAAAATACAcagtaaaagtaaataaaaagtgCGATTATCAGTTGTCTTTTGTACAATACGATGCATGTCAGCTGGAAATGCCCAACCCCCAGAGAATGAAAGAAGCAGGACAATTGTATGGTGTACAATTGCTTGAGAAACGGAGGTGCAGACACAGCTTttctattaatgaaaattattgtaAGAATAGTTTGTGCTATACAAAAGCTAATGACTTTTCATTGACTGCTCTTATTTGTCAATCCAGAGCAACAATTATAATGAGAACACTTGTACATAAACACCTATACATCTTAATGCCGATATTTTCATAAAGAAAtgagaataattatttcaatgtcaGGTTAGAAATGTATCTAACTACTAGCGAATTTGTTAGTTTAGAATTTCATTACACCGTGCACAAAACATACTCTCAATAGTTAGTATAAGTTTCGTTGGTAAATAACACAAACGATATATCCACTCAATCAAACAGTTATGTAAATCGAATAAAGATCCATCAAccgcttttcatttttctctggGGGCATACCTGACCAACTGCCATACAATCAGATGAGTCGCCACGTCACTCTCGTCTTCCGCCTCATCTGCTGCAAGtgttataattgtataaaacaaCATCTTGATTATGTTTTTATATACCcaatgaatttaatttttcgtgTTTATAAGGTCATTAATCGAATATGTTAAGAAcacaatattaaaattataaatattacttacCAACTCTGAAATCTATATAGCCTTCACCACCTGAAAGAACAAGCATTGCCGGTTGAGAACCATCTGACACTGCACTTTGACCACCATGACCTGCAATATAAAttcaataatgtaatatattaatttatttctaaaaattaataGTAACCAATCAATTATAAACGAACATACCAGGCACTGCAACGAACATTTTTACTGCATCTCTATGTCCATGAAAGCTAAGTTGAGCATGAGCCATACTGCAATAAGGTATGTAACTACCGGGCGTAACACCACGATCCGAGGCAAAAATTCTGATACCAACGCCCGGTGCATCACCTTTAGCATTTCCTACTTGAACTCTGGATACTGCCATTGATCCACCAGCACCTGTTTTACATACATCTTTTAttcataaacattttattatcataaacaTTAACATTTAGTTTTGTTATTAACTTCTACAACAACATAATCAATTTTTTTAACTTACTTTCAGATAAAGGAACAGAGATTATTACTCCGTTTCCTGTGCCGATCCACAGCCTGTTGGAGGAAATAAGTAATGCAGTAATTCTTACAAATGAGAAGCCAAGTTTCCCAGTTCCAAGCATTTTGCTAACATAAGGTTCAATATCAACATCCTGAAGATGTTGATAAGTGTGAGCGTGATAGAGTCTTAGTGTTGAATCTAATCTAATGCTGACCCACACTCCTTCACCCAGCCAAGCTAATTGTCTCACTTGCGACTCTCGCCGTGGGTGAGCATCCACAGTGCACTGAaagtttaaattataaaaatgtcattAATATGTTAACACAGTTTactacaaattaaaattttgaaaatatagataagtataacgtatatacctCAACAGTCATTAAAACTGGATCTAttacatgaattttatttctatatccgCACCATACTGTTTTACCACTAACGGCAGCCATACACCTAATTGAGTGTTGTGGACTACCCAAAGTAATCACATGGTACTGAGACAGATCCCATTGCCCGTCTGGACCTCTTCGAAATAACGTAACGGTTCCGTCGGCAAGAGCAACAAGAACTCGTCCTTGTACATGtctaaaaggaaatatatatatcacatATGTATTGCAAATTAAAATACAACAATGATTTAATGTATAGTAAAAGTTACATACACGATAGCCAATGCGGCATCCTTCAATTTGACTGAATGCAAACAAACTGACCATTTAGCGACAGCTGAATGAACAAACACTGTACCATTCTGAGCTCCAAGCCACATTGTCGGTTGTATTGAAGACATTTTTTCTATAGGTGCATCTTCCTcaactttattttctttctcctcattttcatcttctttttcatCCAGTTGTGAGTTTGATGCCTCTAAATTAGCTTTCACAAAGTATACCTTCCCTAAATTTATCGTTTCGCTATCTACATTTTCCGAACTTTGTGGTTCAGTAGTAATACTTTGATTAACATCATccgattttttaacattttcattattttgttcttctgatacattttcagattcatttttgtttttttccacCGAGGCTTGAGTTTCCTGTTTATTTTTTTGAGTGTTCTGTTCAGTATTTGAAGTCGTATTTACTTCGTGATTATCGTTCTCATTCACTCCATTAGCAGTTTGAACTGGATCTTCGTTCATAGCTTGAGTGTAATCACTCTCTTTGGCTCCAGGTACACTTGCAATGCAAAGTAAATGTCCTTGACAAACGCTAAAGACTTCCAAAATATCCGCTGGATTGTTAGCATCTATCACAGTAACTTTTGACATCTTTTGAGTCGATGTACAGATCCACACCAATGAGCTAAGATGTTGCTCTAATTGTTCTGCCTCGACCCTTTGATTTTCATTCTCTTGAAGCTCCTTATCTAAATGTTCAACAGCATCTTCCACTTCATTTTTTGTGTTCGTACTTACTTCTTGAGCTTCAGCAGCATAAAACACACTTCCTCCAACCATACAACCACCGTCTCGTGTTTTACCACCACTTAGGTTTACACCAGCACCACACCATATCTAAATAATGAAAGACAAAATAGAATATGGCGCTAACTGTGTGTTTAGATCTGATTAcataaaaacaattacacatattttatatattaataacaaataaatgcaCCTTCATGCCAGGTTCAGATTCCTGTAAAGGTCTGCAATAAACTGGAACAGGAACGGGTTGTCTAACTGGAGCACTTGGTTTTCCAGGTAAACTCCAACCATAAGCATGTAATCGCCCATCCTCTTTCCTAACATGTGCACGGACTTGACGATATTGCTCTCTTCGTTCATTTGCACGTCTTGCTACGAGTTTCTCAGAAGATCTGTAAGAATGTATCAAAAGAACattaattattcgattatttttgcaGTACACATGATCAAGACAGAATTTTGAATTATAAAGTTAGTAGATTTACTGAATGCTGTTATTTGTTCAACCATATATTCCTATGAAGATTCTCTTGATCACGGAATATTTTCTTGAATTCGAATGAAGCTTTAATCCAATCGTTCTTTCCATCATCTTGTATAACAATGTTCAGGTTCGTTATTTATACAATaagatttacatatatatatccacGTGTAGAAGCGAAATGTTAGACATAGAGCAGAACAGATTTACCTGCTGGCCAATAAGCACCCCACCGAAAACCAGAATAACCAGGTATCTCTTGACAACGCCATGAAGGACAGGCAAGGACGAAACCCGAACGCGAAAATCAAAGCGCAGAGCAAGAGTGAAATAAAAGCCAAGTTTATAACATAGTCAAAACTTCATTTATTTGTTGATCAATAATGATCATATAttatctttcttttaaaaatgtacaaactTTTATTTACAAAACTATTGCTTTTCCAGCATGACTTTGGaaagataacaaacaatttaCTTTGTTAAATAAGTCATTACTATTCTGAAATAATAAATGGTAGATTGATTTATATAATAGGTATATGTAAGCAATTTTCCGTTTCAGTACAGACGATTATTTATAACTTCATTAATATTACGAGAAATAGATAGATGTATTAATGAGAATAAGATTATCAAAAGGGATCTGTGTGCCACGGACCATAATCCTCAGTCCTTCAATACTTTATACTGCGCATAGAATATACACCCacaattttttttcataaaaaatggCAGGTAAGAGGGAAATCGTAATTTGTTAAAAACCATCACATTTGCAAATTGCTGAGGCaacaaattatttagaaatgacTCACATTTCTTAAGAATGATCAAGAGTAATTGAGAGTCGTGACAAAAGATTATGGATCCCAACTGACCAAAGAGGACTCTAATCTGGAAAGATGATATcgattcaaaaaaaaaagattataagTCAAGATATCGAAATTCTACCCCACCAAGAGTAAAAATCTCTTGTTGTTGCAATAGCTttggtaaaaatattaaaataaactttacatataaaatttgtacagTGATTGTGTATATCTCTCTGTCAAAATTTTCGTTGTAAAAACAATCACAGTTATTAAAATTGTAGTTAGAAGAGGGCGTGatggtaaaagaaaaaaatctctATCTGAAAGATAGAGATTATTTGTCAGACTTCAGTGTCAAATTGTTATAATATCTAGGTGCGTGTATAGAATTTGATTGATTTCTCACATGGTGTCTCCCTGGTCGAAAAACTCATGGCGACCTTTCAACGTACGTCTACGCATGGTATCCAGAGGCGGTGCTGGGACAACTTGATTGGTTGGTGCACTATACCTCATATGAGGCAATGTGTTTGGTCCACGAACTAAGGCTCCTCGATCCGCAGGTCCTGTGAAGAGACTACTAAAACTACAAACAAGAcaaaagaaagtaataaatcgttATCGCATTCGATATTTCAGTTTCTTTCTATGTGAAATGATACTAACAACTTCCATACAGATACTTTTCCACTTGATATACTAGAAGGATCAGTCTTTGTTGCTCTTATCATCTCTGTCCATCTAACTGCTTCTTGAAGTTCCATGAAACGTTCCTTATATTGATTTCTCTCCATAAGCACCCTAGCCATCTCGACTCTGGTAAACCTCTTCCTTTGTGCTAATGATACATCTTCTTCATCGTCACTTTTGGCTGCTTTTGCTGCTGCCTCTGCCTCTTCCTTAActtttttcaattcttcttcAAGAGTAGTGACCTTCTGCCGTAAACGTTCTCTAGTTTGTTGCAAGCCCCGAACTTCTTCGCGTAATATTTCTTGTTCACTGAGAAACATATTTACTTATGTATATATtgcatatttacaaaataatactTACTTATTATCACCTCAAAAACGACATTTTACCTTGTGAGTTCATCTACTTTCACGATTAAATCATCTTTTACAATATTAAGCGCATTTCTGAAAAATAAATGtgatatataaaatgttataataaatatactacaatattattataaaatatataaaagtactCACTTTGTAGCTAGCAATTCATTGTTTTCCATAATAAGGTTTTCCACTTCTTTTCCCATccctaataaaatattatttttcataattaatacAACAAAACATAAATGCTTTCATTGCTAGcgatacatatattaatatatcttacCAAAGAAGTTGTCATTGACTGCATACGAGGTTATTTATATCATGCGATTATTAGTCAAAATATGACCACAGCCAACAGAAGTAAGGAGGTAagcaatgaaatataaaatcacaTTAGTACATACTTTTCCATATAACTCAAACAGAAAACTTGTAATTTCTAAAGGAAGGACGGTGGTAGAAAATAGTCAATTTtgaataacgaataatattaacaaatattttgcaaCACCAATAAAGTTAACTATCTTTTACTACTAtcctttttatataattgttactatttatgtgatgtagataatattgtaaaacttttatttcattaatattttataattataattttaatattaacccTCAGAGTTCCAGAGAATTAAGTGTAAGACCTAATTGTTAACTTAAGAATTTGGCATGCAATATTGATTTTATTTGGATATTGATTTTATCAACATTAGTATATAGGAAAGTTGAGCATGCTTGattaatataaaacgaatattGTACTATTCGATTCGTCAATGACTATATTCATCGCAATGTACACATCATCTTAGTTTTGCATGAGAGAATGAATTTGAGAACTCAAAggattaacaaataaataatgatatttgtataaacgtttggttattttatgaaacatacCCGACGAGGCATATTCCCCAGGATGTACCCAACTACCTAAGATTTTAAGGACAAGGACAGTATTAGTTATAAGACTCTCAAATTATGTCAAACATTAAACTGTTTAACAACAGTTACCGGTAATATCTGCTCCTTCATCCATTTCACCCAATGCATCAGCATCTTGAAAACTCAGTTCCTGGTACAATGTGTTACCACTTCGTTGCTCTCTTTCTGTTCTGCTTCTTCCACCAGAAGTAGCTAACTTTTCTACAGTCGGTGATGTCGGTGTAACCAAAGGTGGAGGTATTTCAGTTTCTGGACTCTCatctataaattaaaaaataaaagtagaaaCATAATATTACAGAACGAAAGTTTTACAGAAGGAAAACAACATACGTCTAGAAATTGCAGTTGTTTTGTTTGCTTGTACTGGTTTATCTGTTAATTGACTTTTATCAGATGTTTCAATAGCAGCTTCACTGCTACTGTCCAACATTTCAGTTCTTAAATTAGCAACAACATTTGGTGGACTTTCCTGGTCAACATCTTCTGCATTTATGCTAGCTTCTAAGCTCTGAAAGCCATAACTCAATGGTCCAGAACTTCGAGACATGTGAGTTAAGCCAAGAGATGGTAAACGAGATGGACCACGGCCACTAGATGAATTTTCTAATCTCTCTGTACTTCCAACTAACATCTTTGTCCTTTCCATATAATCTACATGCGTTTTAAATAGTTCCGTATATCTCTCATGTAGTCGAGTATATTCACGTTTCAATTCAGCTTCTTTTTCTTCAAGACGAACAactaaaatatgttaaaaatgaTATCCCATGTCTGccttaacaattttattacaagGATTATAGTATATTACAGAACACACTCTAGATTTTGCTATAAACATACGATATGTCCAATTTAAATGTATGTATGTTATTATTTTcgcaattattaaaaaatttttcgtatttttaatagttagagaaataatagcatatatacatttaaaccagATATACTATATACAGCATAAAAGTAAATCATTCACCATATGTTAAATATCccataacaataaataaagcacttaataataaaacatactTTTAGAAGTATACATGCAAATACTTGAAGTCCCACAGATACATGTTTATACtattaatcaattaaataaaaataaaacaaaaacttTCTACTCTACTGTAGAGGGATGTTCTGTGAAGGGATGAACTGAGAGAGCCATTAGCAATTGTACCGTGATCATGTGAATTCTTTGTTTTCAATTCCAGCATTCTTACAATTGATTCCAAACTATCAATTTTTGATAAAAGTTCTTTTCTTTCATCTTCTGCTACATCTTCAAGCTCCAGCAATTTCTAATCAAAAAGTCATGAAGGTTACTTTTTCTCAAAGAATGTTGTATATAATTCTAAGTGAAACATCAAGATTAGAAAgcattacaaaaatttgaattatacCTGATCAGATGCTTTTCTTAATTGTTTTTCCCTTTCATATTGTGTAACAAGTTGTTCATTGTCTTCCCTTAATAACTCTAATTCAACTTCACGCTCTTGGTTTTCGGTATAAGATATGTCTAGACATTCTAAGACATTGACTAGGAGGGGCATTAGGTCCTTGACCACATCTTCGTCATAACGTGCtatcattttttcaaattcttgatAAATACTACCAGCCAGAGATTGCACTTTCTCTGACATGACCACATGACTATCCTCATGGGTCCCATATACAGTTTCTTGATCCATCTCTATTTGACTCATTTTTTATAcctaaaatacaaaaatttctaataaatattattaagtcATTTGACTTTCTTATAccataatttaaattttctgtttgattcctattccatatttttaatttttcattaatgtaTCACAGTAATGTCCTAAAGTAGTTTTTAGGCATTCTGCCAAGTAAGGTgcatatattacaaaatagGAATGACAAGTCAAAAACAGTATTGCACAACTACAGAAGAaagtaaattttcattattgcGCACTTAAACAAGGGGCAATTTATATAAGGGAATTGATATAAACATGTAGAAACGATCGTTGCACTCAACTCTTAACAGTCAATACTTTGACTTTACTTCGTATGGTAATCgagagaattttttaaaaaagctTCAAATAGCAAGACATGGTTAAAAAACATGAATCGCATATTCTTTACGCGGTTTAATATTAATCGTTACTTTATGTCGTACTAATTGCCAAATACGGTTAAAGAATTCTTGACGAATGTTTGTAAGAAATTCAAATGTCAGACGCATAACTGCACATAACCTTTCACGATACACAATTCAAGATCGAATACACTTTTAAAACGAGAAGATTAAATCAGGTCATCACGAATTCACATTACAAAACTGGTGAATCCCGTCGTACATGATCATTTGCAATAtcactatttttaaatatcggAAGGTTCCCCAGAGGGACAACGAGGTGGAAGGTGGAACGTCTTGCCTTGAAGTGGCCCGTTCCGTGTTGTGATCTGTGACGTTTCGCAACCACTAAACTCttgcttctcctttttttcccgTTGTTTTTCTCACTTGATTGAACACTTGTGTAAAACGTTGTACCCGATCATATGAAACGCACCAAGGCGGCGCGGACTAGAGGGAACATTTTTCGTGCATTACGTTGTTCAATCTGACATTAGCCAATTTCATTAGTTTCTGTCAACTCTGTTGACGATCGTCTTTATACGCAAATTTTcgccattttttttttctactcAGTACCGACCACGTACCGACCACGCACCGACCAATACTACAAACGTATGGTCGTCTCCTGACGTGTTCACAAATAAACCTATGAAATCACAAGAGATGGAAACATTTTTCCGTTTCCATCATGCCCGTTAGATGGCCGAGTCTTCATTCTGTTTCCACAGAATCCTAATCTGTAGTTCTAATATCTGATAATATGTAGCGCTATAAGATTCCTTAATTCGACTGCAATATTTACGTAAGATAGGTACTGCATATCTCTATAATGAATCGTACTTTCAAGTTATCGCAATACTTCTTTAAAAACGCACTATTATATGTTaacaatatgtataaatacGTCCAAATTGTCCAAATTTTTGAAGGCTTTATTTGTATTGTTATTTAGTGGGATaacaaatattgttaaataaaaagaaaagcgacACATTgaatgaaaagatataaaaataaatatgttacaTTTTCAATTAGAAGATAATGTACAACTACGTGAAACATATCGCatacattataataaaattttgctaaCTTTACACATTAGAAgtcatttaaaattataatcagTAACGACTACGAAAACCTCCTCCTCTACCACCCCAAATTCCACTGCCTCTTCCACGTAAATTACTCATTCCGTATCCTCTATTACCACCGCCACTGTATCCACCGTAACTGTTTCTTGAATATCTACTACCGCCTTCACCATAAAGGCTTCCGCGATAACCGCCAGCTCCGCGCATTAATTTTGCGGGATTACCGTTCCCCGAATGAAAACCAGTCGAATATCTCCTTGGTGGTCTTTTTGAATAGGAACCACCTGTAACCTGATCCAGTTCATAACGGCAAGCATTCATTCCGCAAAGCGATTTGATTACATTTAatacctaaaaaaaaaaaagcaaagcaaaagcaaaatttcgtaatatttaaaAGAAGAGTAATGCAGCAAAAAACATTGATATATAGAATAGTACTTTTTGTTCACTAGGATTTAATTGCAGAATAGTTTCAGGTTCTTTTGCAGCTTTCACAACGAGACTTTCTAATGCGGGTCGTAAAGCTACTATTGCTGCTGCATGAGTCGGATCCATATCTAAGTTGATCCAGTTATCCAGTTTTACTACATTATTGACGTACTCGACCTTTCGAGAACCAAATAATAACAAATGAATCGGTGATACCATAGTCATTTGTTTACAAGATACTGCTCTTGTACGAATctgtgaataaaaataaattaacataaTCCCAAGATTACTTAAATTTATTACATCAAAAAGAGTAATTTTACCTTTTCCCCGAATACGAATAATGGAAATGGGAAATTTTGCTCAAAATTACTGCAATTCACTGACGTTTTGTGAATCAACGCTGCTTTAGATTCAGTAGTAAgaacctttcttttttctttgtgaTAGCAAACATTTGGATAAAGACCCATACATAATAATGCAGTAATTGTATCAAGACGAGTATCTGCACCAGCGTGATAATTTAACGGTGTAGGGGAAAGAGTTTTTTCCGGAAATCCCGCACTTACCAAAAGTGCTTGCAATtgattctataaatataaaatattgttaatatattGTTTTACACTATATAAGAAGGCATTATTTATAGTTACCTTAGCTTCCCATGTCACTCTTAATGTGGGCATACTTAAATTTTTCGAATCACAAAATGTTTGTTCTTCATACTCTCCCATAGATCTAGC harbors:
- the LOC100651077 gene encoding JNK-interacting protein 3 isoform X2 — translated: MSQIEMDQETVYGTHEDSHVVMSEKVQSLAGSIYQEFEKMIARYDEDVVKDLMPLLVNVLECLDISYTENQEREVELELLREDNEQLVTQYEREKQLRKASDQKLLELEDVAEDERKELLSKIDSLESIVRMLELKTKNSHDHVVRLEEKEAELKREYTRLHERYTELFKTHVDYMERTKMLVGSTERLENSSSGRGPSRLPSLGLTHMSRSSGPLSYGFQSLEASINAEDVDQESPPNVVANLRTEMLDSSSEAAIETSDKSQLTDKPVQANKTTAISRHESPETEIPPPLVTPTSPTVEKLATSGGRSRTEREQRSGNTLYQELSFQDADALGEMDEGADITGSWVHPGEYASSVNDNFFGMGKEVENLIMENNELLATKNALNIVKDDLIVKVDELTSEQEILREEVRGLQQTRERLRQKVTTLEEELKKVKEEAEAAAKAAKSDDEEDVSLAQRKRFTRVEMARVLMERNQYKERFMELQEAVRWTEMIRATKTDPSSISSGKVSVWKFFSSLFTGPADRGALVRGPNTLPHMRYSAPTNQVVPAPPLDTMRRRTLKGRHEFFDQGDTIDTWLFWFSVGCLLASRSSEKLVARRANERREQYRQVRAHVRKEDGRLHAYGWSLPGKPSAPVRQPVPVPVYCRPLQESEPGMKIWCGAGVNLSGGKTRDGGCMVGGSVFYAAEAQEVSTNTKNEVEDAVEHLDKELQENENQRVEAEQLEQHLSSLVWICTSTQKMSKVTVIDANNPADILEVFSVCQGHLLCIASVPGAKESDYTQAMNEDPVQTANGVNENDNHEVNTTSNTEQNTQKNKQETQASVEKNKNESENVSEEQNNENVKKSDDVNQSITTEPQSSENVDSETINLGKVYFVKANLEASNSQLDEKEDENEEKENKVEEDAPIEKMSSIQPTMWLGAQNGTVFVHSAVAKWSVCLHSVKLKDAALAIVHVQGRVLVALADGTVTLFRRGPDGQWDLSQYHVITLGSPQHSIRCMAAVSGKTVWCGYRNKIHVIDPVLMTVECTVDAHPRRESQVRQLAWLGEGVWVSIRLDSTLRLYHAHTYQHLQDVDIEPYVSKMLGTGKLGFSFVRITALLISSNRLWIGTGNGVIISVPLSESAGGSMAVSRVQVGNAKGDAPGVGIRIFASDRGVTPGSYIPYCSMAHAQLSFHGHRDAVKMFVAVPGHGGQSAVSDGSQPAMLVLSGGEGYIDFRVGDGEDTEDTMERSNSAIAANAEEHGEQSHLIVWQVQCPLPVPMNG
- the LOC100651077 gene encoding JNK-interacting protein 3 isoform X5 is translated as MSQIEMDQETVYGTHEDSHVVMSEKVQSLAGSIYQEFEKMIARYDEDVVKDLMPLLVNVLECLDISYTENQEREVELELLREDNEQLVTQYEREKQLRKASDQKLLELEDVAEDERKELLSKIDSLESIVRMLELKTKNSHDHVVRLEEKEAELKREYTRLHERYTELFKTHVDYMERTKMLVGSTERLENSSSGRGPSRLPSLGLTHMSRSSGPLSYGFQSLEASINAEDVDQESPPNVVANLRTEMLDSSSEAAIETSDKSQLTDKPVQANKTTAISRHESPETEIPPPLVTPTSPTVEKLATSGGRSRTEREQRSGNTLYQELSFQDADALGEMDEGADITGMGKEVENLIMENNELLATKNALNIVKDDLIVKVDELTSEQEILREEVRGLQQTRERLRQKVTTLEEELKKVKEEAEAAAKAAKSDDEEDVSLAQRKRFTRVEMARVLMERNQYKERFMELQEAVRWTEMIRATKTDPSSISSGKVSVWKFFSSLFTGPADRGALVRGPNTLPHMRYSAPTNQVVPAPPLDTMRRRTLKGRHEFFDQGDTIDTWLFWFSVGCLLASRSSEKLVARRANERREQYRQVRAHVRKEDGRLHAYGWSLPGKPSAPVRQPVPVPVYCRPLQESEPGMKIWCGAGVNLSGGKTRDGGCMVGGSVFYAAEAQEVSTNTKNEVEDAVEHLDKELQENENQRVEAEQLEQHLSSLVWICTSTQKMSKVTVIDANNPADILEVFSVCQGHLLCIASVPGAKESDYTQAMNEDPVQTANGVNENDNHEVNTTSNTEQNTQKNKQETQASVEKNKNESENVSEEQNNENVKKSDDVNQSITTEPQSSENVDSETINLGKVYFVKANLEASNSQLDEKEDENEEKENKVEEDAPIEKMSSIQPTMWLGAQNGTVFVHSAVAKWSVCLHSVKLKDAALAIVHVQGRVLVALADGTVTLFRRGPDGQWDLSQYHVITLGSPQHSIRCMAAVSGKTVWCGYRNKIHVIDPVLMTVECTVDAHPRRESQVRQLAWLGEGVWVSIRLDSTLRLYHAHTYQHLQDVDIEPYVSKMLGTGKLGFSFVRITALLISSNRLWIGTGNGVIISVPLSENVCKTGAGGSMAVSRVQVGNAKGDAPGVGIRIFASDRGVTPGSYIPYCSMAHAQLSFHGHRDAVKMFVAVPGHGGQSAVSDGSQPAMLVLSGGEGYIDFRVGDGEDTEDTMERSNSAIAANAEEHGEQSHLIVWQVQCPLPVPMNG
- the LOC100651077 gene encoding JNK-interacting protein 3 isoform X6, which produces MSQIEMDQETVYGTHEDSHVVMSEKVQSLAGSIYQEFEKMIARYDEDVVKDLMPLLVNVLECLDISYTENQEREVELELLREDNEQLVTQYEREKQLRKASDQKLLELEDVAEDERKELLSKIDSLESIVRMLELKTKNSHDHVVRLEEKEAELKREYTRLHERYTELFKTHVDYMERTKMLVGSTERLENSSSGRGPSRLPSLGLTHMSRSSGPLSYGFQSLEASINAEDVDQESPPNVVANLRTEMLDSSSEAAIETSDKSQLTDKPVQANKTTAISRHESPETEIPPPLVTPTSPTVEKLATSGGRSRTEREQRSGNTLYQELSFQDADALGEMDEGADITGSWVHPGEYASSVNDNFFGMGKEVENLIMENNELLATKNALNIVKDDLIVKVDELTSEQEILREEVRGLQQTRERLRQKVTTLEEELKKVKEEAEAAAKAAKSDDEEDVSLAQRKRFTRVEMARVLMERNQYKERFMELQEAVRWTEMIRATKTDPSSISSGKVSVWKFFSSLFTGPADRGALVRGPNTLPHMRYSAPTNQVVPAPPLDTMRRRTLKGRHEFFDQGDTISSEKLVARRANERREQYRQVRAHVRKEDGRLHAYGWSLPGKPSAPVRQPVPVPVYCRPLQESEPGMKIWCGAGVNLSGGKTRDGGCMVGGSVFYAAEAQEVSTNTKNEVEDAVEHLDKELQENENQRVEAEQLEQHLSSLVWICTSTQKMSKVTVIDANNPADILEVFSVCQGHLLCIASVPGAKESDYTQAMNEDPVQTANGVNENDNHEVNTTSNTEQNTQKNKQETQASVEKNKNESENVSEEQNNENVKKSDDVNQSITTEPQSSENVDSETINLGKVYFVKANLEASNSQLDEKEDENEEKENKVEEDAPIEKMSSIQPTMWLGAQNGTVFVHSAVAKWSVCLHSVKLKDAALAIVHVQGRVLVALADGTVTLFRRGPDGQWDLSQYHVITLGSPQHSIRCMAAVSGKTVWCGYRNKIHVIDPVLMTVECTVDAHPRRESQVRQLAWLGEGVWVSIRLDSTLRLYHAHTYQHLQDVDIEPYVSKMLGTGKLGFSFVRITALLISSNRLWIGTGNGVIISVPLSESAGGSMAVSRVQVGNAKGDAPGVGIRIFASDRGVTPGSYIPYCSMAHAQLSFHGHRDAVKMFVAVPGHGGQSAVSDGSQPAMLVLSGGEGYIDFRVGDGEDTEDTMERSNSAIAANAEEHGEQSHLIVWQVQCPLPVPMNG